The Mangifera indica cultivar Alphonso chromosome 8, CATAS_Mindica_2.1, whole genome shotgun sequence genome has a window encoding:
- the LOC123223817 gene encoding uncharacterized protein LOC123223817 isoform X2, whose translation MDLKFRFKQSSYLWWRKVLAYSRYYICRKTGQRFYTYEDMMHYVKYAKEAGLPVYFPNFDFRKKKKSGLSLESAPYQIEESLDSGEESDTEKSLDSEKDDSDTDKIMDLEKAVDIKMILDSEKDTGPGKSEFLKNDPIENMAASLLDSLPSISEFIAYPQSMQISSEQVPVVEIPTSVPDTLPSGSGLNAEQEPMQISSEQAPVVEFKTYHRRIIRKQAPNMEFKTRLCRIDHRRRRINREQAPVEQITRSHPYASPRIIEFAVPRTNPRIMKRSHLCPKPHKPQLLRRDPGII comes from the exons ATGGATCTCAAGTTTCG ATTCAAACAGAGTAGTTACTTGTGGTGGAGAAAAGTTTTGGCTTATAGTAGG TACTACATCTGCCGTAAAACTGGACAGCGGTTTTATACTTATGAAGATATGATGCACTATGTCAAGTATGCCAAAGAAGCCGGGCTTCCTGTCTATTTCCCA AATTTTGATttcaggaagaagaagaaatctgGCCTGAGCCTAGAGTCTGCTCCCTATCAGA TTGAGGAAAGCTTGGACTCAGGGGAAGAGTCTGACACTGAGAAAAGTTTGGACTCAGAGAAAGACGATAGTGATACTGATAAAATCATGGACTTGGAGAAAGCCGTCGACATAAAGATGATCTTAGACTCAGAGAAAGACACTGGTCCTGGAAAGTCAGAGTTTCTCAAGAATGATCCAATTGAGAATATGGCAGCTTCCTTACTGGATTCTTTACCTTCCATTTCTGAATTCATAGCCTACCCGCAATCCATGCAAATCAGCAGTGAGCAAGTTCCTGTAGTGGAAATCCCCACTTCTGTACCTGATACCTTGCCTTCTGGTTCTGGATTAAATGCAGAACAGGAACCCATGCAAATTAGCAGTGAGCAGGCGCCTGTTGTGGAATTCAAGACCTATCACAGGCGAATTATCAGGAAGCAAGCTCCTAATATGGAATTCAAAACCCGCCTTTGCAGAATTGACCACCGTCGCAGGCGAATTAACAGGGAGCAAGCTCCTGTGGAGCAAATCACCCGTTCTCATCCCTATGCCTCTCCCAGAATCATCGAGTTTGCAGTACCGCGAACAAACCCTAGGATCATGAAGCGCTCACA
- the LOC123222733 gene encoding uncharacterized protein LOC123222733 translates to MGGAEHGHGGEAAHGDFRSKVWSMSGGPYCRPKHWKRNTAIAMAGIFLICIPIAMKSAELEQRPHHPVRPIPSQLWCKNFGTKDY, encoded by the exons ATGGGAGGAGCAGAGCATGGACACGGAGGAGAGGCGGCCCACGGTGATTTCAGGTCCAAGGTCTGGAGCATGAGCGGTGGTCCATACTGTAGGCCCAAGCACTGGAAGCGCAACACGGCCATTGCTATGGCTGGCATCTTCCTTATTTGCATTCCTATTGCCATGAAATCCGCCGAGCTCGAG CAACGGCCTCATCATCCTGTTCGCCCAATTCCTTCCCAGCTCTGGTGCAAGAACTTTGGAACCAAAGACTACTGA
- the LOC123223264 gene encoding digalactosyldiacylglycerol synthase 2, chloroplastic-like — protein sequence MDKKRHIAIFTTASLPWMTGTAVNPLFRAAYLAKDGERKVTLVIPWLSVQQQKLVYPGNNTFSSPQDQESYVRRWLQERITFTSDFVIRFYPAKFAVDKRSILAAGDISEIIPDEDADIAVLEEPEHLTWFHHGKRWKTKFRLVIGIIHTNYLEYVKRENNARLKAFFLKHLNTWVVGIYCHKVIRLSAATQDYPNSIICNVHGVNPKFLVIGKRKIEQQQSENQAFTKGAYYIGKMVWSKGYKELLELLCDHQKELAGLQVDLYGTGEDSNEVQEAANKLKLMIRVHAGRDHADPVFHDYKVFLNPSTTDVVCTTTAEALAMGKIVVCANHPSNDFFKQFPNCRTYDDGNGFVEATLQALTEKPSQLSEAQRHELSWEAATERFLRVSELDQAFVNELSKNPSKEFASTSLNLTKNMENASAYVHYVSSGSEAVRRVFGAIPASLQPDEEQCKELGLAITPHTRGI from the exons ATGGATAAAAAACGGCATATTGCGATTTTTACTACTGCGAGTCTTCCATGGATGACTGGGACGGCCGTTAACCCTCTGTTTCGTGCTGCATATCTTGCGAAAGATGGAGAAAGAAAAGTTACTTTGGTCATTCCTTGGTTATCTGTTCAACAGCAAAAACTAGTATACCCTGGCAACAACACATTTAGTTCACCTCAAGATCAGGAAAGTTATGTCCGACGGTGGCTCCAGGAAAGGATAACGTTTACTTCTGATTTTGTTATACGTTTTTATCCTGCAAAG TTTGCTGTAGATAAAAGAAGCATTCTTGCTGCTGGAGACATTTCTGAAATTATCCCCGACGAAGATGCGGATATTGCTGTCCTTGAGGAGCCTGAGCATCTCACTTGGTTTCATCATGGGAAGAGATGGAAAACTAAATTCCGCCTTGTTATAGGAATTATACACACCAATTACCTGGAATATGTAAAGAGAGAGAACAATGCACGGCTTAAAGCGTTTTTTCTTAAACATTTAAATACCTGGGTTGTTGGTATCTATTGCCACaag GTAATTAGGTTATCCGCTGCCACACAGGATTATCCTAATTCCATTATCTGCAATGTTCATGGAGTCAACCCCAAATTCCTTGTGATTGGCAAGAGAAAGATAGAACAACAGCAAAGTGAGAATCAGGCCTTCACTAAGGGTGCCTATTACATTGGGAAGATGGTGTGGAGTAAAGGCTACAAGGAACTTCTTGAGCTACTTTGTGATCACCAAAAGGAACTAGCTGGGCTTCAAGTGGATTTATATGGCACTGGGGAGGACTCCAATGAAGTTCAAGAAGCTGCTAACAAGTTAAAACTAATGATTAGAGTTCATGCTGGGCGTGATCATGCTGACCCTGTATTTCATGA TTATAAAGTCTTCCTGAATCCAAGCACAACAGATGTGGTTTGCACAACCACAGCTGAAGCATTGGCCATGGGAAAAATTGTTGTCTGTGCTAATCACCCCTCTAATGACTTCTTCAAGCAGTTCCCAAATTGCCGAACTTATGATGATGGAAATGGATTTGTTGAGGCCACACTCCAGGCACTCACAGAAAAGCCCTCTCAACTCTCTGAAGCACAAAGGCATGAACTATCATGGGAAGCTGCTACAGAACGGTTTTTGAGGGTTTCTGAATTGGACCAGGCTTTTGTGAATGAACtttcaaaaaatccttcgaaggAATTTGCATCCACATcattaaatttgacaaaaaacaTGGAGAATGCTTCAGCATATGTACACTATGTATCTTCTGGGTCCGAGGCAGTGAGAAGAGTGTTTGGTGCAATTCCAGCAAGCCTGCAACCAGATGAAGAGCAATGTAAGGAGCTTGGGTTAGCAATTACTCCACATACACGAGGCATATAA
- the LOC123223817 gene encoding uncharacterized protein LOC123223817 isoform X3: MEDKHSSEQIPEGWKFETKMRRDGSQVSNFDFRKKKKSGLSLESAPYQIEESLDSGEESDTEKSLDSEKDDSDTDKIMDLEKAVDIKMILDSEKDTGPGKSEFLKNDPIENMAASLLDSLPSISEFIAYPQSMQISSEQVPVVEIPTSVPDTLPSGSGLNAEQEPMQISSEQAPVVEFKTYHRRIIRKQAPNMEFKTRLCRIDHRRRRINREQAPVEQITRSHPYASPRIIEFAVPRTNPRIMKRSHLCPKPHKPQLLRRDPGII; the protein is encoded by the exons ATGGAAGATAAACATTCATCAGAACAGATTCCTGAGGGCTGGAAGTTCGAGACAAAAATGAGGAGAGATGGATCTCAAGTTTCG AATTTTGATttcaggaagaagaagaaatctgGCCTGAGCCTAGAGTCTGCTCCCTATCAGA TTGAGGAAAGCTTGGACTCAGGGGAAGAGTCTGACACTGAGAAAAGTTTGGACTCAGAGAAAGACGATAGTGATACTGATAAAATCATGGACTTGGAGAAAGCCGTCGACATAAAGATGATCTTAGACTCAGAGAAAGACACTGGTCCTGGAAAGTCAGAGTTTCTCAAGAATGATCCAATTGAGAATATGGCAGCTTCCTTACTGGATTCTTTACCTTCCATTTCTGAATTCATAGCCTACCCGCAATCCATGCAAATCAGCAGTGAGCAAGTTCCTGTAGTGGAAATCCCCACTTCTGTACCTGATACCTTGCCTTCTGGTTCTGGATTAAATGCAGAACAGGAACCCATGCAAATTAGCAGTGAGCAGGCGCCTGTTGTGGAATTCAAGACCTATCACAGGCGAATTATCAGGAAGCAAGCTCCTAATATGGAATTCAAAACCCGCCTTTGCAGAATTGACCACCGTCGCAGGCGAATTAACAGGGAGCAAGCTCCTGTGGAGCAAATCACCCGTTCTCATCCCTATGCCTCTCCCAGAATCATCGAGTTTGCAGTACCGCGAACAAACCCTAGGATCATGAAGCGCTCACA
- the LOC123224507 gene encoding uncharacterized protein LOC123224507: protein MVAHHRSMAFQRNDLPQIGLYDEISCDSLPEGWIVVNEINEDGIVEYFLNLKANKTVHTREELIRYVAYAQAPQLQNNYVPIAPAPAPVPGMGQPQPMILPPTVRCGRCGGVGHLVHQCQLAGPYVKAMHALYQSVAYRKGKGNHRSTYQCSRCGQYGHNRRSCLRPWSRPPPT from the exons ATGGTTGCTCACCACCGAAGCATGGCCTTTCAACGAAATGATCTCCCTCAGATTGGTCTCTATGACGAGATTTCTTGTGACTCTCTTCCAGAAGGATGGATTGTCgtaaatgaaattaatgaagATGGCATCGTGGAG TATTTCCTCAACCTGAAAGCGAACAAGACAGTCCACACAAGGGAAGAGCTTATTCGTTATGTGGCATATGCACAAGCACCGCAGTTGCAGAATAATTACGTCCCTATCGCCCCTGCCCCTGCGCCTGTGCCG GGCATGGGTCAGCCACAGCCAATGATATTGCCACCTACAGTGCGCTGCGGTCGATGCGGAGGCGTTGGACACCTGGTACACCAGTGTCAATTGGCTGGTCCATATGTTAAG GCAATGCATGCGCTGTATCAGTCAGTTGCTTATAGGAAAGGCAAGGGAAATCACAGGAGTACTTACCAGTGTAGCCGCTGTGGTCAATATGGACATAACAGACGCAGCTGCCTTCGACCTTGGTCGCGCCCACCCCCAACCTAA
- the LOC123222731 gene encoding methionine adenosyltransferase 2 subunit beta, protein MSKKKVLVVGGTGYLGQHLLQALSEIQGTPYDVAATHHSTPLPQPLLDGLPPSFAFFHVDLKSGSGFDVVSLKFGQPDVVVNCAALSVPRVCEKDPDSAMSINVPSSIVNWLSSFSENKETLLIHLSTDQVYEGAKSFYKEEDETVPVNVYGKSKAAAEKFISEKCSNFAILRSSIIFGPQTISPVPKSLPIQWMDGVLAKGEKVEFFHDEYRCPVYVKDVVTIIKALIDRWLSEGNQMQLLLNVGGPDRVSRVQMAEAVADIRGYNTSLIKPVSASSVDRGVMSPADISMDITKLVQTLNICPVSFKDGVKLTLQEEAKS, encoded by the exons ATGAGTAAAAAGAAAGTGTTGGTGGTGGGAGGCACTGGCTACTTGGGGCAGCATCTACTTCAAGCCTTATCAGAGATCCAAGGAACGCCGTATGACGTGGCAGCCACCCACCACTCCACTCCACTTCCTCAACCTTTGCTCGACGGCCTTCCTCCTTCTTTCGCTTTTTTTCACGTTGATTTGAAATCTGGATCAGGATTCGATGTCGTTTCACTCAAATTTGGTCAG CCCGACGTCGTTGTGAACTGTGCTGCTCTCTCCGTGCCACGTGTATGTGAAAAAGATCCTGATTCTGCTATGTCTATTAATGTTCCTTCATCCATTGTAAATTGGTTATCGAGCTTCTCTGAGAACAAAGAAACTCTTCTGATTCATCTATCAACAGATCAAG TTTACGAAGGGGCGAAGTCGTTCtacaaagaagaagatgaaactgTTCCTGTGAATGTTTATGGCAAATCAAAAGCAGCAGCCGAGAAGTTTATCTCTGAAAAATGCTCCAATTTTGCAATTTTAAGAAGCAGTATTATCTTTGGCCCACAAACTATTTCACCTGTACCTAAATCTCTTCCAATTCAG TGGATGGATGGTGTCCTTGCTAAAGGAGAAAAAGTGGAGTTTTTCCATGATGAGTACCGCTGCCCAGTATATGTGAAGGATGTTGTGACTATCATAAAGGCTTTGATAGATAGATGGTTATCAG AGGGTAATCAAATGCAGTTACTATTGAATGTTGGTGGACCAGATAGGGTATCACGAGTTCAAATGGCTGAGGCAGTGGCAGATATAAGAGGATACAACACATCCCTAATCAAACCAGTGTCTGCATCATCT GTTGATCGAGGTGTCATGTCCCCGGCTGATATATCCATGGATATCACTAAACTGGTTCAAACACTCAATATCTGTCCAGTTTCATTCAAAGATGGGGTCAAACTGACACTACAAGAAGAAGCAAAATCTTAA
- the LOC123223265 gene encoding uncharacterized protein LOC123223265 isoform X2: protein MLMGHADVLSELRSSRDQLLGDPELDLEDDEEAAYTESEQIVYEASFEELAENHIKYVLQKDLSSRKLYVTPSEIVYKVSRPSFIPFWGQITIEKHVPLSLVIDIIIEQGCLQSVYGIHTFRVESIAHGKAAPVDELQVQGVANPSLLRKVIVAEAAKVIQAVGRNWKVNTHTGEGDNVSRMASLTEGPAPWKSPSKSWKTRVPPTKLQWNAEGLYMETFSCKNLMKSVNR, encoded by the exons ATGTTGATGGGTCACGCGGATGTTCTATCAGAACTTAGATCATCAAGAGATCAGCTACTTGGTGATCCTGAGCTGGACTTAGAGGATGATGAAGAAGCAGCTTATACTGAATCTGAACAGATAGTGTATGAAGCCTCCTTTGAAGAGCTTGCCGAAAATCACATCAA ATATGTGCTTCAAAAGGATCTTTCCTCTCGCAAACTGTATGTCACACCAAGCGAAATAGTTTATAAG GTTTCTAGGCCGTCTTTCATACCCTTTTGGGGCCAAATAACAATTGAGAAGCATGTACCTCTTTCCCTTGTGattgatataattattgaaCAAG gtTGCTTACAGTCAGTTTATGGAATTCATACCTTTAGAGTAGAAAGCATAGCACATGGAAAAGCGGCACCTGTTGATGAATTACAGGTACAGGGTGTTGCCAACCCTAGTCTCCTGAGGAAG GTCATTGTAGCAGAAGCAGCCAAGGTTATACAAGCGGTTGGTAGAAACTGGAAAGTTAACACTCATACTGGTGAAGGGGACAATGTGTCCAGAATGGCTTCATTGACAGAGGGACCTGCTCCTTGGAAGTCACCATCCAAAAGTTGGAAG ACCCGGGTTCCCCCTACCAAACTTCAGTGGAACGCAGAGGGTCTGTACATGGAGACTTTCTCCTGCAAAAACTTGATGAAGTCAGTAAATCGGTAA
- the LOC123223817 gene encoding uncharacterized protein LOC123223817 isoform X1: protein MEDKHSSEQIPEGWKFETKMRRDGSQVSYYICRKTGQRFYTYEDMMHYVKYAKEAGLPVYFPNFDFRKKKKSGLSLESAPYQIEESLDSGEESDTEKSLDSEKDDSDTDKIMDLEKAVDIKMILDSEKDTGPGKSEFLKNDPIENMAASLLDSLPSISEFIAYPQSMQISSEQVPVVEIPTSVPDTLPSGSGLNAEQEPMQISSEQAPVVEFKTYHRRIIRKQAPNMEFKTRLCRIDHRRRRINREQAPVEQITRSHPYASPRIIEFAVPRTNPRIMKRSHLCPKPHKPQLLRRDPGII from the exons ATGGAAGATAAACATTCATCAGAACAGATTCCTGAGGGCTGGAAGTTCGAGACAAAAATGAGGAGAGATGGATCTCAAGTTTCG TACTACATCTGCCGTAAAACTGGACAGCGGTTTTATACTTATGAAGATATGATGCACTATGTCAAGTATGCCAAAGAAGCCGGGCTTCCTGTCTATTTCCCA AATTTTGATttcaggaagaagaagaaatctgGCCTGAGCCTAGAGTCTGCTCCCTATCAGA TTGAGGAAAGCTTGGACTCAGGGGAAGAGTCTGACACTGAGAAAAGTTTGGACTCAGAGAAAGACGATAGTGATACTGATAAAATCATGGACTTGGAGAAAGCCGTCGACATAAAGATGATCTTAGACTCAGAGAAAGACACTGGTCCTGGAAAGTCAGAGTTTCTCAAGAATGATCCAATTGAGAATATGGCAGCTTCCTTACTGGATTCTTTACCTTCCATTTCTGAATTCATAGCCTACCCGCAATCCATGCAAATCAGCAGTGAGCAAGTTCCTGTAGTGGAAATCCCCACTTCTGTACCTGATACCTTGCCTTCTGGTTCTGGATTAAATGCAGAACAGGAACCCATGCAAATTAGCAGTGAGCAGGCGCCTGTTGTGGAATTCAAGACCTATCACAGGCGAATTATCAGGAAGCAAGCTCCTAATATGGAATTCAAAACCCGCCTTTGCAGAATTGACCACCGTCGCAGGCGAATTAACAGGGAGCAAGCTCCTGTGGAGCAAATCACCCGTTCTCATCCCTATGCCTCTCCCAGAATCATCGAGTTTGCAGTACCGCGAACAAACCCTAGGATCATGAAGCGCTCACA
- the LOC123223265 gene encoding uncharacterized protein LOC123223265 isoform X1, translating to MLMGHADVLSELRSSRDQLLGDPELDLEDDEEAAYTESEQIVYEASFEELAENHIKYDTIIWVSISLLLVLAWGVGIFMLLYLPIRRYVLQKDLSSRKLYVTPSEIVYKVSRPSFIPFWGQITIEKHVPLSLVIDIIIEQGCLQSVYGIHTFRVESIAHGKAAPVDELQVQGVANPSLLRKVIVAEAAKVIQAVGRNWKVNTHTGEGDNVSRMASLTEGPAPWKSPSKSWKTRVPPTKLQWNAEGLYMETFSCKNLMKSVNR from the exons ATGTTGATGGGTCACGCGGATGTTCTATCAGAACTTAGATCATCAAGAGATCAGCTACTTGGTGATCCTGAGCTGGACTTAGAGGATGATGAAGAAGCAGCTTATACTGAATCTGAACAGATAGTGTATGAAGCCTCCTTTGAAGAGCTTGCCGAAAATCACATCAAGTATGATACGATCATTTGGGTTTCTATATCTCTTTTACTGGTTTTAGCATGGGGAGTCGGCATTTTTATGTTGCTTTATCTGCCCATTCGAAGATATGTGCTTCAAAAGGATCTTTCCTCTCGCAAACTGTATGTCACACCAAGCGAAATAGTTTATAAG GTTTCTAGGCCGTCTTTCATACCCTTTTGGGGCCAAATAACAATTGAGAAGCATGTACCTCTTTCCCTTGTGattgatataattattgaaCAAG gtTGCTTACAGTCAGTTTATGGAATTCATACCTTTAGAGTAGAAAGCATAGCACATGGAAAAGCGGCACCTGTTGATGAATTACAGGTACAGGGTGTTGCCAACCCTAGTCTCCTGAGGAAG GTCATTGTAGCAGAAGCAGCCAAGGTTATACAAGCGGTTGGTAGAAACTGGAAAGTTAACACTCATACTGGTGAAGGGGACAATGTGTCCAGAATGGCTTCATTGACAGAGGGACCTGCTCCTTGGAAGTCACCATCCAAAAGTTGGAAG ACCCGGGTTCCCCCTACCAAACTTCAGTGGAACGCAGAGGGTCTGTACATGGAGACTTTCTCCTGCAAAAACTTGATGAAGTCAGTAAATCGGTAA